The following DNA comes from Ornithobacterium rhinotracheale DSM 15997.
CTGTGGTGGTTTTTCCTACACCGCCTTTTTGGTTTGCAATTGCTATAATTTTACCCATTAATTTCTGAATATTATTTAGAAATGTAAAAATACTATATTTATCAATGTTTATAGCAAAAACTGCACATTTTTTTTCAACAATTGGAGTATTTCGCTTATTTATAGTAAATTAAAGTTTAATTCTTGATTTTAAAAGTTTAAATATTTAATTTTGAGAACTATAAAAAAGATTATGAGCGTAGAAATTTACAGTTGGTTTTTAAAAACCCCGATTTTTATTTCGGTGCCATTTTTCTTTGTATTTCCTTATTTTTTGAATAAAGGAATTAAATTTTCCACACCAAATAGATTCATTCGATTTATGATTTTGGTTTTTATTTTTATTGATAAATTTCATTTAAATAATTCTTAAAAGTATCAAAAAAAACAGTAGCTTTATGGCTGAAATTATTAAACAATAAAAAAATGAAAAAAGTATTTTTAACACTTTCTTTTTTAGCAATGAGTTTAACCTTTGCGCAAGTAACGCCTGAATTCGATAAAAGATTAAAAGATAATCAATTAACTTTTGATTATCCTAAATCATTTGAAAATGTCCCTGTGATAGAAAATGCACAAATGCCGTATGATTTTGCGATTAAAATGCCGAATAAAGATTTTGAAGTTCGCTATAGAATCGTCCAAGCTCTCGAAGGTAAGAATATTACAGCTAAAGATATAGATGCATATACGCTCATTGCGGCAAGCAACATCGGTGGTGTAAATAAAGCAAACAGGATTATGACTTTGAGTTCAAATGATGTGAAAAATGAATTTAACGCAGATTTTGGTTCGGTAACTATTACAGAAGTTAAAGGTGATTTTACAAAAAATAAATACAAATATTGCTATTTAGTGACTTTGGCTAAAGATAAAGTCGCAACAGTCTATATTATGTATCTTGGCAATAATGTTCAGGAATTTAGATCATTGATGGATCCTATAATTAATTCCTTGAAATTTAAATAAAAAATATGTCAAAAGGATAATTTGCAAAGAAGACACCAAATTTAATTTAGTAATGAAAAATGAACGATTTAATTAGGAAATTTAAATTAGTATTGATTTATTATCGTGGCTTTTGGATTTTAAGTTTTATCATTACTCTTTGGTGCATGTATATGATTTATACCTATGGGTTATCTGCTGTTAGTAATGCTTTTTGGGTTAAAGTAATTTCTCTGGGATTAATCTTTTTATACCAAAGAGAATATAAATCCAGAAACATGTATTACTATTTAAATTTGGGCGTTAGCAAATCATTTATCTGGAGTTCCATTGTATCCTTAGAGTTCATTGTTTTTATTTCACTGACTATAATTATAAATTATTTGAGATGATTCACACTCTAGAAGCTGATGGGATAATGCTAGAATTTGGCGAAAGGAGAATATTGCAAAACATTTATCTTCAATGCAAGACGGGAGAAGTAGTGGGCATTCTTGGTAGAAATGGACAGGGAAAGTCGTGTTTAATGAATATTATTTATGGTAAGCTAAAACCGTTAAGTAAATCGGTGAGAATTGACAAAAAAGTATTATTGAAAGCGTATTTGCATTCAGATTTAATAACTTATTTACCGCAGTTCAACTTTATACCTGATTCGCTTAAAATTGTAGATGTATTTAAACATTTTAAATTGGATTTAAATGTATTTTTAGAAAGATTTTCTAATTTAAAATCTGAAACAAATACTCGTTTTTCAAATTTATCGGGAGGAGAGCGGAGATTGGTCGAAGTTTATGTAATAATCATAGCTCAGTCTCATTTTTCTATGTTAGATGAACCCTTTAGCCATATCTCCCCAATTTACACAGAGAAAATAATTGAGGTCATCAACGAGCAAAGGAAAAACAAAGGATTTCTAATCACAGATCATATGTATGATAAAATCATTAATAATTCAGATAAAATTTATATCCTCAATCAAGGAAGTTCTTATTTAATGAAAGAAGTTGAAGATTTAAGGAAATTTGGATATACTAAATAAGAGAGATTATGAATAAAAAATTAATTGCCAGAATATTACTAGGAATTTTATCCATTGTTTTGCTTATTGATGTCACTCAAAGAGTAAAAAACGCCGAAAAACAGAATTTTTATTACAAAGAATTAACGCAAAATCTTGAATTGACTCAACAAACTGAAGTTTCGGATGCTCAAATAGAGAAAGCACTTCAAATGATTGAGTTTGATAAAACTAAACTGCAAAAAATAAATGATGGTGGATTGTTGCCTTTCAACATTCCAATCTTGTTTGAAGTATTGCTGATATTATACTTTGTACAAAATTCTTTTTTGAATGCTAGGCTAAAGCAAAATAAAATAGATAGATTTTAGCAAAACTAATTTTAAAGTTTTTTTTTGAGGAAAATAGTCTCAGCGAGGGGCGTAATTATGCCCCTCGCTGAGACTATTCTTTTAAGCACTATTTTAATTTTCAGTCATAAAAAAAAGAGAAAACAAAATTATATAGAATTTCATTTTCTCTCTTTTGTAAAAAATATATCAAAATTTGATTTTCCAAATATTATTTATTCATAGAAACCAAAAATTCTTCGTTGCTATGAGTGAGTTCAATTTGTCTTTTTAAGAATTCCATTGCCTCTACAGGATTCATATCAGACATGATTTTGCGAAGTGCCCACATTCTTTGAGAGGTTGGCTCATCAAGCAACAAATCATCTCTACGCGTGCTCGATGAAATTAAATCAATGGCAGGGAAAATTCGTTTGTTGGCAATTCTTCTGTCTAATTGGAGCTCCATGTTTCCAGTTCCTTTAAATTCTTCAAAAATCACTTCGTCCATCTTAGAGCCTGTATCTATAAGTGCTGTGGCGATGATGGTGAGCGATCCTCCGCCTTCAATATTTCTTGCGGCTCCGAAGAATCTTTTTGGCATGTGCAACGCGTTGGCATCTACACCACCTGTCAAGATTTTGCCCGATGCTGGTGCTACGGTGTTATAGGCGCGCGCCAAACGAGTGATTGAGTCGAGCAAAATCACTACATCGTGCCCACATTCCACCAATCTTTTGGCTTTAGAGAGCACAATATTGGCAACTTTTACATGGCGTTCTGCAGGCTCGTCAAAAGTAGAAGCTACTACTTCGCCTTGCACATTGCGTTGCATATCGGTTACTTCTTCTGGACGCTCATCAATCAACAAAATGATTTGATAAATCTCTGGGTGATTGGCTGCAATGGCATTTGCAATGTCTTTCATGAGCATGGTTTTACCTGTTTTAGGCTGAGCCACGATCATACCACGCTGTCCTTTCCCGATAGGAGAGAAGAGGTCTACAATACGAGTGGAAATAGTATTGTTTTTTTCTGCAATGTGGAAACGCTCATTAGGGAAAAGTGGCGTTAAATGCTCAAAAGCTACACGATCGCGCACATATTCTGGATCGCGCCCATTGATTTCTTTTATTTTTAAAAGTGGAAAATATTTTTCGCCTTCCTTCGGTGGGCGCACTTCGCCCGTTACGGTATCTCCTGTTTTAAGACCAAATAGTTTAATCTGAGATTGAGAAACATATACATCATCTGGAGATGAGAGGTAATTGTAATCTGATGAGCGTAGGAAACCATAGCCTTCGTTCATGATTTCTAAAACACCTTCTGCATCTATTATTCCATCAAATTCAAAATTCGGATCCAAGAATTTATTTCTAGGCTTTTTGTCCTTTTGATTTTGCTGCTGATGGTTGTTTTTTTGATTTTGTTGCCCAGCATTTTGATTATTATTTTCTTCGTTATTATTCTGCTGGTTATTGTTTGGCTGATTAGCCTTTTGTTGATTGGAGTGGTTGTGCTGGTTTCGCTGATTGTTGTTGCGATTTTGCTTTTGATTTCCGCCGTTGCTTTGGTTATTGTTATTTTGATTGCGATTATTTTGCTTATTATTGCGGCGGTTGTTATTGTTTTTAGACTCGTTTTGGTCTTTATCATTATCGCTTTTAGAAACATCGTCTGGTGTGTGTGCCTGTTCTTTTTGATGAACATTTTTACGCTGTTTCTGCTCTTGCGATGCTTCATTCTGCTCGTTTTGATTCTTCTCAGAATGTTTATTTTTCTTTTGCTTATTTCTGTCAGAAGTTGATTTTTGAGCCACAGCATTAGATGCTTGTTGATCCAAAATCAGATAGATTAACTCCTGTTTTTTAAGTGGTTGAAAGCCCTTAAGCCCCATATCTTTGGCAATATCGCGAAGCTCAGCAACTTTTTTACTCGTTAATTCGTTAAGATCGAACATATTTGGTATTAATAAAATTGTATAATTTTGATTGTTTTTAGTTTTAAATCTTAAAAACGCTAAGTTTTTACGCTTTCAGATTGTTTTAGAAGTGTATTTTCCGAGTGCAATTATACGAAATATTTTAAAAATCAACCTTAAATTATTTCGTTTTTTTACA
Coding sequences within:
- the rho gene encoding transcription termination factor Rho, whose product is MFDLNELTSKKVAELRDIAKDMGLKGFQPLKKQELIYLILDQQASNAVAQKSTSDRNKQKKNKHSEKNQNEQNEASQEQKQRKNVHQKEQAHTPDDVSKSDNDKDQNESKNNNNRRNNKQNNRNQNNNNQSNGGNQKQNRNNNQRNQHNHSNQQKANQPNNNQQNNNEENNNQNAGQQNQKNNHQQQNQKDKKPRNKFLDPNFEFDGIIDAEGVLEIMNEGYGFLRSSDYNYLSSPDDVYVSQSQIKLFGLKTGDTVTGEVRPPKEGEKYFPLLKIKEINGRDPEYVRDRVAFEHLTPLFPNERFHIAEKNNTISTRIVDLFSPIGKGQRGMIVAQPKTGKTMLMKDIANAIAANHPEIYQIILLIDERPEEVTDMQRNVQGEVVASTFDEPAERHVKVANIVLSKAKRLVECGHDVVILLDSITRLARAYNTVAPASGKILTGGVDANALHMPKRFFGAARNIEGGGSLTIIATALIDTGSKMDEVIFEEFKGTGNMELQLDRRIANKRIFPAIDLISSSTRRDDLLLDEPTSQRMWALRKIMSDMNPVEAMEFLKRQIELTHSNEEFLVSMNK
- a CDS encoding ATP-binding cassette domain-containing protein codes for the protein MIHTLEADGIMLEFGERRILQNIYLQCKTGEVVGILGRNGQGKSCLMNIIYGKLKPLSKSVRIDKKVLLKAYLHSDLITYLPQFNFIPDSLKIVDVFKHFKLDLNVFLERFSNLKSETNTRFSNLSGGERRLVEVYVIIIAQSHFSMLDEPFSHISPIYTEKIIEVINEQRKNKGFLITDHMYDKIINNSDKIYILNQGSSYLMKEVEDLRKFGYTK